The following coding sequences are from one Prochlorococcus sp. MIT 1314 window:
- a CDS encoding N-acetylmuramoyl-L-alanine amidase, which produces MSKFLNNKLFRYLSVFLFLNTQFLPVKSSSALAAWALKNNGFLELRTKPNTNLKAYFQRANQIYGDRFWVDFPGELKNPRTIKGNGPIKEIRLGKPNKGKTRLVIEFNEEAYLNPLMWRMVGLNQNRWRIKLFTPKYSFKSIGEGLVEKRIKNIRANQGSSYIKKSVHNYNQLPNVKQNKFSVVLDPGHGGPDPGAIGIGGLRETDVVLEVSKIVEKLLSEKGVKVRLTRKNEVDLDLPPRVSFANNTDADIFVSIHANASRGKRRDINGLETFYFRGWRGRLLAKRIQKQILRVSPGSPDRGVKQGRFYVIKNTRMPAVLVEIGFLTGRLDARRLEKPSHRKRIAYAIAKGILEYLYKVG; this is translated from the coding sequence ATGTCAAAGTTTTTAAATAATAAACTTTTTCGTTATTTATCAGTTTTTTTATTTTTAAATACTCAGTTCCTCCCAGTAAAATCCTCAAGTGCTTTAGCGGCATGGGCCTTAAAAAATAATGGGTTTTTAGAATTAAGAACTAAACCAAATACAAATTTAAAAGCATACTTTCAGCGGGCTAACCAAATATATGGAGATAGATTCTGGGTGGATTTCCCTGGGGAATTAAAAAATCCCAGAACAATAAAAGGTAATGGTCCAATAAAAGAAATTAGATTAGGTAAACCAAATAAGGGCAAAACAAGACTAGTAATTGAATTTAATGAAGAAGCCTATTTGAACCCTTTGATGTGGAGAATGGTTGGATTAAATCAAAATAGGTGGAGAATTAAACTATTCACACCAAAATATTCATTTAAGAGCATTGGTGAAGGTTTAGTTGAAAAGAGAATAAAAAATATTAGAGCAAATCAAGGCTCAAGTTATATTAAGAAAAGTGTTCATAATTACAACCAATTACCAAACGTAAAACAAAACAAATTTTCGGTTGTTCTCGATCCAGGGCATGGAGGGCCTGATCCGGGAGCAATAGGTATTGGTGGGTTAAGGGAAACAGATGTTGTACTCGAGGTTTCCAAAATAGTTGAAAAGTTGCTCTCCGAGAAAGGTGTAAAAGTAAGGTTAACTAGAAAAAATGAAGTTGATTTGGATTTACCTCCAAGAGTTTCCTTTGCTAACAATACAGATGCGGATATCTTTGTAAGTATTCATGCAAATGCCTCAAGAGGTAAAAGGCGAGATATTAATGGGTTAGAAACGTTTTACTTTAGAGGGTGGAGAGGAAGATTACTCGCCAAAAGAATTCAAAAACAAATTTTAAGAGTTTCCCCTGGGAGTCCCGATCGAGGAGTTAAACAGGGTAGATTCTACGTAATTAAAAATACTAGGATGCCCGCAGTACTTGTAGAAATTGGATTTTTAACAGGAAGATTAGATGCAAGAAGATTAGAGAAACCATCACATCGTAAAAGAATAGCTTATGCAATTGCTAAAGGCATTCTTGAATATCTTTATAAAGTAGGGTGA
- the murI gene encoding glutamate racemase, whose product MKLKIGIFDSGIGGFTILNSLLKKRSDVEVFYLADTKRIPFGNKNFKEIRLIAKEICTFFEYKNLDALLIACNTTNACALDILENNLRIPCFDLINSVSEIVDKQIIGVLATQTTVRSSYYKNAIGSKNENLTIFQQDCPEFVSEIEKEELNFNKLNHLSDLYLRPLLNKNIEELILGCSHYPLIYDFLRKKIDSNIRIIDPSEALIKKFNESFAIPKTVSYESLSYENVKFFVTSKKDEFSKKVKIWLEINKEIRLVNLRSNV is encoded by the coding sequence GTGAAACTTAAAATAGGTATATTTGACAGTGGTATAGGTGGTTTTACTATCCTTAATTCTTTACTAAAGAAACGTAGTGATGTTGAAGTTTTTTATTTGGCTGATACAAAAAGGATTCCTTTTGGAAATAAAAATTTTAAAGAGATAAGGTTAATCGCAAAAGAGATTTGCACCTTTTTTGAATATAAGAATTTGGATGCACTTTTAATAGCATGTAACACTACAAATGCATGTGCGCTTGATATTTTAGAAAACAACTTAAGGATTCCTTGTTTTGACCTTATAAACTCAGTATCAGAAATAGTTGACAAACAAATAATTGGTGTCTTAGCAACACAAACAACAGTTAGATCATCATATTATAAAAATGCTATAGGTTCTAAAAATGAGAATTTGACCATTTTTCAACAAGATTGTCCAGAATTTGTATCCGAAATTGAAAAAGAAGAGTTAAATTTTAATAAGTTAAATCATCTTTCGGACTTGTATTTAAGACCACTATTAAATAAAAATATTGAAGAATTAATACTTGGATGTAGCCATTATCCTTTAATTTATGACTTTTTAAGAAAAAAAATTGATTCAAACATAAGAATTATTGATCCATCAGAAGCGTTAATAAAAAAATTTAATGAATCTTTTGCTATTCCAAAGACTGTTAGCTATGAGAGTCTTTCTTACGAAAATGTAAAATTTTTCGTTACTTCAAAAAAAGATGAATTTTCCAAAAAAGTAAAAATTTGGCTTGAAATTAATAAAGAAATTAGGTTAGTTAACCTCCGAAGCAATGTTTGA
- the sds gene encoding solanesyl diphosphate synthase: MNTVTELLQPVENDLDDLILELKNLIGAGHPILQAAAEHLFSAGGKRLRPGIVLLISKAISPGFRLTSKHKRLAEITEMIHTASLVHDDVVDEASTRRGVDTVHSRFNTRVAVLAGDFLFAQASWHLANLDNVNVVKLLSRVIMDLAEGEIKQNLNRFDSAQSFSKYINKSYCKTASLIANSCKAAGVLSDLNDQKLTSLYDFGKNIGLAFQVVDDILDFTGNDKQLGKPAVSDLASGYLTAPVLYALEENKKLSVLINRELAEKNDLDEALSIIMSSKAIKNSRKLAEDFAMLSKEAIVWLPDSDYKRALMALPEFVLSRLY; the protein is encoded by the coding sequence ATGAACACAGTAACAGAACTACTACAACCAGTTGAAAATGATCTTGATGATCTTATTCTTGAACTGAAAAATTTAATAGGAGCAGGTCATCCAATTCTTCAAGCCGCAGCAGAACATCTTTTTAGCGCTGGGGGGAAAAGACTTAGGCCAGGCATCGTTTTATTAATCTCAAAAGCAATATCTCCTGGATTTAGATTAACCAGTAAACATAAAAGGCTTGCTGAAATCACTGAAATGATTCATACCGCTTCATTAGTCCACGATGATGTTGTTGACGAGGCCTCTACAAGAAGAGGGGTAGATACAGTTCATAGCAGATTTAATACCAGAGTGGCTGTTTTGGCAGGTGATTTCTTATTCGCACAAGCAAGTTGGCACTTGGCAAATCTTGATAATGTAAATGTAGTTAAATTATTAAGTAGAGTAATAATGGATTTAGCAGAAGGTGAAATTAAACAAAATTTAAATAGATTCGATTCAGCTCAATCCTTTTCCAAATACATTAATAAAAGCTATTGTAAAACTGCATCATTAATAGCTAATAGTTGCAAAGCAGCGGGAGTTTTGAGTGATCTTAATGATCAAAAATTAACCTCATTGTACGATTTTGGCAAAAATATTGGTTTAGCTTTCCAAGTTGTAGATGACATACTGGACTTTACTGGAAACGATAAACAACTTGGAAAACCTGCTGTAAGTGATCTTGCTAGTGGCTATCTTACAGCACCAGTTTTATATGCTTTAGAAGAAAACAAGAAATTATCTGTTCTTATAAACAGAGAACTTGCCGAAAAAAATGATTTAGATGAAGCTCTAAGCATCATTATGAGTTCTAAAGCTATAAAAAACTCTAGGAAACTAGCTGAGGACTTTGCAATGCTTTCTAAAGAGGCAATAGTTTGGCTTCCTGATTCAGATTACAAAAGGGCATTAATGGCTCTACCAGAATTCGTTCTCAGTCGTCTTTATTAA
- the acs gene encoding acetate--CoA ligase, translating to MSLDKKNSINNILEEKRIFPPSKKFAENSNISTQEELLSLKKQASDNPIQFWESFAKSELDWFEPFQTVLDNENAPFFKWFKEGKLNITYNCLDRHIKRGLGGKTALIWEGEPGDSKKYTYEELLKEVCKAANALKAIGVKKGDLVCIYMPMIPEAMFAMLACARIGAPHSVVFGGFSSEALKDRLIDGNARFVITADGGFRKDKVIELKKAVDAAIESGADKVVEKVVVVQRTKKNISMVDDRDFWWHELLKDQKDHCEPEIMNSEDRLFILYTSGSTGKPKGVVHTTGGYNLWSHLTFKWIFDLKDDDIYWCTADVGWITGHSYIVYGPLSNGATTLMYEGVPRPSNLGAFWEIVQKYKVSIFYTAPTAIRAFMKSGREIPDKYNLESLRLLGTVGEPINPEAWMWYKDVIGKDKCPIVDTWWQTETGGVMISPLPGVVATKPGSATFPLPGIEVEIVDKNGDKVKENEGGYLIIKKPWPGMMRTIHGNSERYLESYWEYISFKGEKNVYFAGDGARIDEDGYIWIMGRVDDVISVSGHRLGTMEIESALVSHKSVAESAVVGKKDDLKGEVIVAFVSLEKDVNGSSELVEDLKKHVVNEIGIIAKPEKIIISDSLPKTRSGKIMRRILRSLAAGEKISGDISTLEDSSVLEKLKELS from the coding sequence ATGTCATTAGATAAAAAAAATTCAATCAATAATATTCTCGAAGAAAAGAGAATTTTCCCTCCATCAAAAAAATTTGCAGAAAACTCAAATATTAGTACTCAAGAAGAATTACTAAGTCTAAAAAAACAAGCATCAGATAATCCTATTCAATTTTGGGAATCTTTTGCAAAATCTGAATTAGATTGGTTTGAGCCATTTCAAACTGTATTAGATAACGAAAATGCGCCCTTTTTTAAATGGTTCAAAGAAGGGAAACTCAATATTACATATAACTGCTTAGATAGACACATTAAGAGAGGGCTTGGAGGAAAGACAGCACTTATATGGGAAGGCGAACCCGGAGATAGCAAAAAATATACTTACGAAGAACTTCTAAAAGAGGTATGTAAAGCAGCTAATGCATTAAAAGCGATTGGTGTAAAAAAAGGAGATTTGGTATGTATTTATATGCCAATGATTCCTGAAGCGATGTTTGCGATGTTAGCTTGTGCAAGAATTGGCGCTCCTCATTCAGTTGTCTTCGGAGGATTTTCTTCAGAAGCTTTAAAAGATAGGTTAATTGATGGGAACGCCAGATTTGTTATTACTGCTGATGGTGGTTTTAGAAAAGATAAGGTGATTGAACTTAAGAAAGCAGTTGATGCGGCTATTGAAAGTGGAGCAGATAAAGTTGTTGAAAAAGTAGTTGTTGTTCAACGAACCAAAAAAAATATTTCGATGGTTGATGATAGAGATTTTTGGTGGCACGAATTATTAAAAGATCAAAAAGATCATTGTGAACCAGAAATAATGAATAGCGAAGATAGACTTTTTATTCTTTATACTTCAGGCTCTACTGGAAAGCCAAAAGGTGTAGTTCACACTACAGGTGGTTACAATCTTTGGTCCCATTTGACATTTAAATGGATTTTTGACTTAAAAGATGACGATATTTACTGGTGTACCGCTGATGTTGGTTGGATTACCGGTCATAGTTACATAGTTTATGGGCCTTTATCTAATGGTGCTACAACCTTAATGTATGAGGGAGTGCCAAGGCCCTCAAATTTAGGGGCTTTTTGGGAAATTGTTCAAAAATATAAGGTTTCTATTTTTTATACTGCACCAACTGCAATAAGAGCATTTATGAAGTCTGGGCGTGAAATACCTGATAAATATAATTTGGAAAGTCTTAGACTTTTGGGCACAGTTGGAGAACCAATTAATCCTGAAGCATGGATGTGGTACAAGGATGTTATTGGTAAAGATAAATGCCCTATTGTTGATACTTGGTGGCAAACTGAGACTGGTGGTGTAATGATAAGTCCCTTGCCTGGTGTCGTTGCTACAAAGCCAGGTTCAGCTACTTTCCCTCTGCCAGGAATCGAAGTTGAAATTGTCGATAAGAATGGAGATAAGGTTAAGGAGAATGAGGGTGGCTATTTAATTATTAAGAAACCTTGGCCAGGAATGATGAGAACAATTCACGGAAACTCAGAGAGATATTTGGAGAGTTATTGGGAATATATTTCCTTTAAAGGCGAAAAAAATGTTTATTTTGCTGGAGATGGAGCACGCATTGATGAAGATGGATATATATGGATTATGGGAAGAGTTGATGATGTCATAAGTGTTTCAGGACATAGGTTAGGAACAATGGAAATTGAATCTGCTTTGGTCAGTCATAAATCAGTTGCAGAGTCTGCAGTCGTTGGCAAGAAAGATGACTTAAAAGGTGAAGTTATAGTCGCTTTTGTATCTCTAGAGAAAGACGTGAACGGTTCTTCAGAATTAGTAGAGGATCTAAAGAAACATGTTGTTAATGAAATTGGAATTATCGCAAAGCCTGAAAAGATTATAATTTCTGACTCTCTTCCGAAAACACGTAGTGGAAAAATTATGAGGAGAATTTTAAGATCTTTGGCCGCTGGAGAAAAAATTAGCGGTGATATAAGTACTCTTGAAGATAGTTCTGTTTTGGAGAAGCTGAAAGAATTATCCTAA
- a CDS encoding DUF1350 family protein, with protein MTFTKFQFNNFCYWPSNPKKIVEFIGGSYLASKPDLTYRRFIESLINKNYAVHAYKYTPQFDHQQLAIKAWKDFKNCRISLSKRIGASIPSIRIGHSLGCKLHLISPDGGRNCEKFISISFNNFSANKSIPLLKQISKKLEFNSEFSPSPERTLRLIEKTYSQKNNFLIKFNSDELDQTDKLFSCLKARKEDNSKGVMLKGTHTIIASAGLRENFLGDWADDEFKRNTIKNISNLIDQSD; from the coding sequence ATGACTTTTACAAAATTTCAATTTAACAATTTCTGTTATTGGCCTTCAAATCCAAAAAAAATTGTTGAATTTATTGGTGGAAGTTATTTAGCTTCTAAGCCAGATTTAACTTATAGAAGATTCATAGAGAGTTTAATTAATAAAAATTATGCAGTACATGCATATAAATACACACCACAATTTGATCACCAACAACTTGCTATCAAAGCATGGAAAGATTTTAAGAATTGCCGAATATCTTTATCCAAGAGAATAGGGGCATCAATTCCTTCAATAAGAATTGGTCATAGCCTAGGCTGTAAACTTCATTTAATTTCTCCCGATGGCGGAAGAAATTGCGAAAAATTCATATCTATTAGTTTTAATAATTTTAGTGCTAACAAATCAATTCCATTATTGAAACAAATTTCTAAAAAATTAGAATTCAACAGTGAATTTAGCCCAAGTCCCGAAAGAACTTTGCGATTAATTGAAAAAACATATAGTCAAAAAAATAACTTCCTAATAAAATTCAACTCAGACGAATTAGATCAAACAGATAAATTATTTTCTTGTCTAAAAGCAAGAAAAGAAGATAATTCTAAAGGGGTAATGTTAAAAGGTACTCACACTATAATTGCAAGCGCAGGACTAAGAGAAAATTTTTTGGGAGACTGGGCCGATGATGAATTCAAAAGAAATACTATAAAAAATATTTCCAATTTAATTGATCAATCTGATTAG
- a CDS encoding 3'-5' exonuclease — protein sequence MELLNKKELNQLDFLHDQINTNPSEERVTNKNKKIEKILILDTETTGLDENKNEVMEIGCILFDVSFKCVLSQVSFLFPVNDNEAEHVNGISAEVTNISQPWEDGLNFFLKLVDASDFIVAHNVEFDKKWFGKGRLPKLNKKWICSLEDINWSFQKSLKTRPSVTDLALSFSIPVWNLHRALSDCFYISEVFKKCDNLEELLLKATEPRFLYKALVSYEDRSLAKNAGFRWNSPVQGAWSRKLTTDEANNLDFRVEILN from the coding sequence TTGGAACTATTAAACAAAAAAGAATTAAATCAATTGGATTTTCTTCATGATCAAATTAACACCAATCCCTCTGAAGAGAGAGTAACGAATAAAAATAAAAAAATTGAAAAAATTTTAATTCTTGATACTGAAACAACAGGTTTAGATGAAAATAAAAATGAAGTGATGGAAATAGGTTGTATCTTATTTGATGTATCTTTTAAATGTGTACTTTCACAAGTTTCTTTTTTATTTCCAGTTAATGATAATGAAGCCGAACATGTAAATGGTATATCTGCAGAAGTAACTAATATCTCTCAACCATGGGAAGATGGATTGAATTTCTTTCTAAAACTTGTTGATGCTTCAGATTTCATCGTTGCTCATAATGTGGAGTTTGATAAGAAATGGTTTGGAAAAGGAAGATTGCCTAAGCTTAATAAGAAATGGATATGTAGTTTAGAGGATATTAATTGGTCTTTTCAAAAATCGCTAAAAACAAGACCTTCAGTAACTGATCTAGCCTTATCTTTCTCAATACCAGTTTGGAATTTACATAGAGCTTTATCTGATTGTTTTTATATATCTGAGGTCTTCAAAAAATGCGACAACTTAGAGGAACTTTTACTTAAAGCTACTGAACCGAGGTTTTTATACAAGGCTTTGGTTAGTTATGAAGATAGGTCTTTAGCTAAAAATGCTGGGTTCAGATGGAATAGTCCTGTGCAAGGAGCTTGGTCAAGAAAATTAACTACTGATGAGGCAAATAATCTTGATTTTAGAGTTGAGATTTTGAATTAA
- the hisS gene encoding histidine--tRNA ligase: MNNLKNLRGTVDLFPDQLIKWQNVEKILLEQLSRASIKEIRTPILEMTELFIRGIGEGTDVVSKEMYTFLDRGERSCTLRPEGTASVARALIQNGISSNPLQKLWYMGPMFRYERPQAGRQRQFHQLGVEFIGHDSVRSDVEIIALAWDILGKLGIKELNLEINTLGDPNDRSNFQKSFLKWLETNKDSLDLDSQNRISKNPLRILDSKNIQTKKVLENAPRLFNFLSEKSHNRYLDLKSQLEVLKIPFVENFNLVRGLDYYTHTAFEITSGALGSQATVCGGGRYDNLIKQMGGPSTPAIGFAIGLERLILLAGKELEVPRNTDIYIINQGLIAETLAMDLSRKLRNYDLLVELDLTGSSFSKQFKKANKLKSKSIIVIGDDEAANKKFVIRLFDKASSGNKEEVISFGDDIKLEKWLKNNLILK; this comes from the coding sequence TTGAATAACTTAAAAAACCTAAGAGGAACAGTTGACCTATTTCCTGATCAATTAATAAAGTGGCAAAACGTTGAAAAAATTTTATTAGAACAGCTTTCTAGAGCATCCATCAAAGAAATAAGAACACCAATATTGGAAATGACCGAATTATTTATAAGAGGAATTGGCGAAGGAACAGATGTTGTCAGTAAGGAAATGTATACATTTCTTGATAGGGGGGAGAGATCTTGCACTCTTAGACCTGAAGGAACAGCCTCAGTCGCACGAGCGTTAATACAAAATGGAATATCGTCTAATCCTCTTCAAAAACTTTGGTACATGGGTCCTATGTTTCGATACGAAAGACCTCAAGCAGGCAGGCAAAGACAGTTTCATCAATTAGGTGTTGAGTTTATAGGACATGATTCAGTTAGAAGTGATGTTGAAATTATTGCTTTAGCTTGGGATATCTTAGGTAAATTAGGAATAAAAGAACTCAATCTTGAAATAAATACGTTAGGTGATCCTAATGACAGATCAAATTTTCAAAAATCTTTTTTAAAATGGTTAGAAACAAATAAAGATTCTCTAGATTTAGATTCTCAGAATAGAATTTCTAAAAACCCTTTGAGGATTTTGGACTCAAAGAATATTCAAACAAAAAAAGTTCTTGAAAATGCCCCAAGATTATTTAATTTTTTATCTGAAAAAAGTCATAACAGATATTTAGACTTAAAAAGTCAATTAGAGGTTTTAAAAATACCTTTTGTGGAAAACTTTAATCTAGTGAGAGGTTTGGATTACTACACTCATACAGCTTTTGAAATTACTAGCGGGGCTCTAGGTTCCCAAGCTACAGTTTGTGGAGGAGGTAGATATGATAATTTAATAAAACAAATGGGAGGGCCAAGCACCCCTGCAATAGGATTTGCTATTGGTTTAGAAAGATTAATTTTACTAGCGGGAAAAGAGCTTGAAGTCCCAAGAAATACTGATATTTATATTATTAATCAAGGCTTAATTGCTGAAACGTTAGCAATGGATTTATCAAGGAAATTAAGAAATTATGATTTATTAGTTGAATTGGATTTAACTGGATCCTCTTTCTCTAAACAGTTTAAAAAGGCAAACAAACTAAAATCCAAAAGTATTATTGTTATTGGTGATGATGAGGCAGCAAATAAAAAATTTGTTATAAGGCTATTTGATAAAGCAAGTTCTGGAAATAAAGAAGAGGTTATATCTTTTGGGGATGATATTAAATTGGAAAAGTGGCTAAAGAATAACTTAATTCTAAAGTGA
- a CDS encoding glycoprotein, producing the protein MRNSLKLNRKKKVFKAKELMIFNKKNLDNWMNLTKKERYNLSKKESFNYLDKRKLLLEEIRKEYKKISRGNCEKNIKEK; encoded by the coding sequence TTGAGAAATTCACTAAAGTTAAATAGGAAAAAAAAAGTTTTCAAAGCTAAAGAGTTAATGATTTTCAATAAGAAGAATCTAGATAATTGGATGAACTTAACTAAAAAAGAAAGATATAACTTATCAAAAAAAGAATCTTTTAACTATCTGGATAAAAGAAAACTTTTATTAGAAGAAATTAGAAAAGAATATAAGAAAATATCTAGAGGAAATTGTGAGAAAAATATAAAGGAAAAATAA
- a CDS encoding TIGR02450 family Trp-rich protein, with product MENFWTSKKPIIGLRHFVLVNKTKEEGENFFLMVSVVDCEINLKITHKELLNSGNWEKGLLNLPKTESITEDYVRFKSLNKKKGINKVFLNDDSLFNIS from the coding sequence ATGGAAAATTTCTGGACTTCGAAAAAACCTATAATTGGCTTAAGACATTTTGTTTTAGTTAATAAGACGAAAGAAGAAGGAGAAAATTTTTTTTTAATGGTTTCAGTTGTTGATTGTGAAATTAATCTGAAAATTACTCATAAAGAATTATTAAATAGTGGTAATTGGGAAAAGGGATTACTCAATCTCCCTAAGACTGAATCAATTACTGAAGATTATGTTCGATTCAAATCTTTAAATAAAAAAAAGGGGATTAATAAGGTTTTTTTAAATGATGACTCTTTGTTTAATATTTCTTAA
- a CDS encoding chlorophyll a/b binding light-harvesting protein: MQTYGNPDVTYGWWAGNSGVTNRTGKFIAAHIAHTGLIVFWAGAFTLFELSRFDPSVPMGHQPLIALPHLATLGIGFDADGVLMGDTKPVVAIAIVHLIASMVFAAGGLLHSILLPGDLEESDIAKARKFSLKWDDPDKLTFILGHHLIFFGVAVIWFVEWARVHGIYDPAIGAVRQVEYDLNLSKIWNHQADFLTIDSLEDVMGGHAFLAFVEITGGAFHIATKQVGEYTKFKGKGLLSAEAVLSWSLAGIGWMAIIAAFWSATNTTVYPTDFFGEPLQLKFSISPYWVDTADLPAGEYTSRAWLANVHYYFGFFFIQGHLWHALRALGFDFKRVTNAIGNIDNATVTLKD; this comes from the coding sequence ATGCAAACCTATGGAAATCCAGATGTCACCTACGGATGGTGGGCTGGTAATTCAGGTGTAACGAATCGCACAGGAAAATTCATTGCTGCGCACATAGCGCATACAGGATTAATTGTTTTCTGGGCTGGTGCTTTCACCCTTTTTGAACTTTCACGATTTGACCCCTCTGTCCCTATGGGGCATCAACCTCTTATCGCACTTCCTCATTTGGCAACCCTTGGAATAGGGTTTGATGCTGATGGAGTGTTAATGGGAGATACAAAACCTGTTGTAGCAATTGCTATTGTTCACTTAATAGCATCAATGGTTTTTGCCGCTGGTGGACTATTACATTCAATCCTTTTGCCAGGAGATTTAGAAGAATCAGATATAGCAAAAGCAAGGAAATTCAGCCTCAAGTGGGATGATCCAGATAAATTAACATTTATCCTTGGTCATCATCTTATTTTCTTTGGTGTAGCAGTAATTTGGTTCGTAGAATGGGCAAGAGTTCATGGAATCTATGATCCAGCTATTGGTGCAGTTAGACAAGTTGAATATGATTTGAATTTGTCAAAAATATGGAATCATCAGGCTGATTTCTTGACTATTGATAGTCTTGAAGATGTTATGGGTGGTCATGCTTTCTTGGCTTTTGTTGAAATCACTGGTGGTGCTTTCCATATTGCTACCAAGCAAGTAGGCGAATATACCAAATTCAAAGGTAAAGGACTACTTTCCGCTGAAGCTGTACTGTCTTGGTCTCTAGCTGGAATTGGTTGGATGGCTATCATAGCTGCCTTCTGGAGTGCTACAAATACAACAGTTTATCCAACTGATTTCTTTGGAGAACCTCTTCAATTGAAATTTAGTATTTCTCCTTACTGGGTAGATACTGCTGACCTTCCTGCTGGTGAATATACTTCAAGAGCTTGGTTGGCAAACGTTCACTATTATTTTGGTTTCTTCTTTATTCAAGGTCATTTATGGCACGCTTTAAGGGCTCTAGGCTTTGACTTCAAGAGGGTAACTAATGCTATTGGTAACATTGATAATGCTACTGTTACATTAAAAGACTAA